A genomic window from Diospyros lotus cultivar Yz01 chromosome 2, ASM1463336v1, whole genome shotgun sequence includes:
- the LOC127794322 gene encoding uncharacterized protein LOC127794322 isoform X2 has protein sequence MAADVVVKHEVSNPCCAALKEKYSKLEASRNALRQGVKIQNELIDKLQNENLSLKKAYEEERVRAEVERKEKAAVQISLENDIDTLKSEIHVLQQGGSQADGVDGGVMILQTCLSELETEKNRLEELFEIERMKVDGERKKAEAEKKEADEVRGILMVEKSRADEERRHADVMQKKFEQTQAQLESLKIEVDEVRSKLGLETLKSKEANKYLEAERKKVIKEKKRADLEKSKAEEQRKLAEINQKKAMDEKSRADSLSQQLEEYRQRTEKLEKEMEELVSLRTLVGDPASLTDKRMNSEQVNRMLKDEQHKTIREKKRADLEMKKAEEQRKIAEVNKKMVMEEKHRADQSAQQLQDNKRQLDELQRDIEVNKKKAMEEKHRADQLARQLKDNKRGLDELKREIEVNKKRAVEEKHRADQLACQLEDNKQRLDELQKEIAKLVSSRVLVEDVNSKSAKLKLLRQQLKLKKKEVKLAKDVAKLEIGRNNILQQELGCLKQDFTCLLQRLNVLNNCFVHPGEGRDAMGKTGNIVNPPDSILTRELFSQEPNEDHLHCNNEFVRSGYTAMDAYDCVKQNAECNAPLRPLSGGNSTQCISGIDSILEPLLRGSNRKMLQSSAIHSSRASFSDRQLMGSQERGAFSVTASAKLTEDKQNQQQKDSNLSCGVTKSRYNENPATVAENSVRSPVSIDVVGRRAGNSKKRKRILDSVRSVEQLYYEGRKWHVRIEEKLSMLHSMLNSQMDKSSHEEKHVVSNEETDIYSEQVKANKKRKLYPEEEVAPQHICHLNEQMDRLQTANKEVDMCDGTCLPANGMGETTESKDGRGDLEKSSEENRSFKELMEGNYMNLLDLDNAGDEECYRRAIEAPLSPTLPVLDFQDSGISKSGDAKYLVDEHFYDGFASGKDNLEPSSSLDVVNVEVVSNKLELNRSETSHVLSACNNVVTYPLKNVVDYKNGGDGTAYDGNACPQQIWESHAELGISDLHNSGYNRQNIMCQSTLGLARDELPKYCVVFSDAENSSSISRIFCATKSFIAQCSMISQTDQVLQKIMAALVKIKDLLPRQKACVLFSFLLHYVSRMALEDLGNFSNPEFISSLDSFSRSLQTVVSDVGTKSIIAELCFCSELLALIEDFLLEGRVLVYGDVSSESCPISGSSVNILLNEIEIILLFRTAPANLLVAGGIVLASICATVGQIGFLCEASYNIFRVRKFDTSLVLTILHVFVYLSGSEYFILEDYSLVMTVIKSLVIFFEKMNLSGNCGYCLQSSGEGQQEFPSCSKCPFSEGAIPMETVVSTLLEKLQSYALSGIIHQGLIESLNSLNPEAGLCDEKIKETFVHEQAFGALSVNYSSSYCVDNSRMFTDIVSLVELVACNMSWEWTCNYILSHLLKLLESHVLEDFSTSAVTLLGKLGRVGVDASGYDDPSVEKLRSSLSAFLYQNSRKLGLPVQIATANALLGLLRLDFEELIKGNAEFPAIRNEFDSVKCIRKWYSTLSSEQQSLSFSLLQPAGF, from the exons ATGGCGGCGGACGTAGTGGTGAAGCACGAGGTCTCGAATCCTTGCTGTGCCGCG TTGAAGGAGAAGTACTCAAAGCTTGAAGCGTCACGGAATGCTCTTAGACAAGGTGTAAAGATCCAAAATGAACTAATTGATAAGCTTCAGAATGAGAACCTAAGTCTCAAGAAAG CATATGAGGAAGAGAGAGTGCGGGCTGAAGttgaaagaaaggagaaagcaGCTGTCCAAATTTCTCTGGAGAATGACATTGATACTCTGAAGTCTGAGATTCACGTGTTGCAGCAGGGAGGATCACAGGCTGATGGTGTGGATGGGGGAGTAATGATTCTTCAAACATGTCTTTCTGAGTTGGAAACAGAAAAAAATCGCTTAGAGGAGCTTTTTGaaatagaaagaatgaaagTAGATGGTGAGAGGAAAAAAGCTGAAGCAGAGAAGAAGGAAGCTGATGAAGTTAGGGGCATTTTGATGGTGGAAAAAAGTAGGGCTGATGAAGAAAGGAGGCATGCTGATGTTATGCAAAAAAAGTTTGAACAAACTCAAGCTCAGTTGGAGAGTTTAAAGATTGAAGTGGATGAAGTAAGGTCAAAATTGGGTTTGGAGACGCTTAAGTCCAAAGAAGCAAACAAATATCTTGAGGCTGAACGAAAAAAGGTGATCAAAGAGAAAAAGCGTGCAGATTTAGAGAAGTCAAAGGCAGAAGAACAAAGGAAGCTTGCAGAAATTAACCAGAAGAAGGCCATGGATGAAAAGTCTCGagctgattctctctctcaacaGCTGGAAGAATACAGACAAAGGactgaaaaattagaaaaggaGATGGAAGAACTTGTGTCCTTGAGAACATTGGTTGGAGATCCAGCTAGCCTGACTGATAAACGCATGAACTCTGAACAGGTAAACAGAATGCTCAAGGACGAACAACATAAGACAATCAGAGAAAAAAAGCGTGCAGATTTAGAGATGAAGAAAGCAGAAGAGCAGAGAAAGATTGCTGAAGTGAATAAGAAGATGGTGATGGAAGAAAAACATCGTGCTGATCAGTCTGCTCAGCAGTTACAGGATAACAAACGACAGTTAGATGAACTGCAGAGGGATATAGAAGTGAATAAAAAGAAGGCCATGGAAGAAAAACATCGCGCAGATCAGTTGGCTCGGCAGTTAAAGGATAACAAACGAGGTTTAGATGAACTAAAGAGGGAGATAGAAGTGAATAAAAAGAGGGCTGTGGAAGAAAAACATCGTGCAGATCAGTTAGCTTGCCAATTAGAAGATAACAAACAAAGGTTGGATGAACTGCAGAAGGAGATTGCGAAACTTGTGTCCTCTAGAGTATTGGTTGAGGATGTAAATTCCAAATCTGCTAAACTGAAGTTATTGAGACAacaattaaagttaaaaaagaagGAAGTAAAGCTTGCCAAAGATGTTGCAAAATTGGAAATAGGTCGTAATAATATATTGCAACAAGAACTGGGTTGCTTAAAGCAGGATTTTACTTGTCTTTTGCAACGCTTGAATGTGCTTAATAACTGTTTTGTGCATCCTGGTGAAGGTAGAGATGCCATGGGAAAG ACTGGCAACATTGTTAATCCTCCAGACTCAATCTTGACGAGAGAACTCTTCAGTCAAGAACCAAATGAGGATCACCTTCACTGCAATAATGAATTTGTAAGGTCTGGTTACACAGCTATGGATGCGTATGATTGTGTCAAGCAAAATGCAGAATGTAATGCACCATTACGTCCTCTTAGTGGAGGAAACAGTACTCAATGCATCTCAGGTATTGATTCTATATTAGAGCCTCTTCTTAGAGGTTCTAACAGAAAAATGTTACAGAGTTCTGCCATACATTCCAGTAGAGCATCTTTTTCTGATAGACAGTTGATGGGCTCACAGGAAAGAGGTGCTTTTTCTGTTACTGCATCAGCTAAATTGACAGAAGATAaacaaaatcaacaacaaaaagATTCCAATTTGTCTTGTGGAGTTACCAAATCAAGGTACAATGAAAATCCTGCAACAGTGGCTGAAAATAGTGTCAGAAGTCCTGTTAGCATCGATGTTGTTGGGAGGAGGGCTGGAAACAGTAAGAAGAGAAAGAGGATCCTTGATTCAGTTAGATCTGTTGAACAGTTGTATTATGAAGGTAGGAAGTGGCATGTGCGGATAGAGGAGAAGTTATCCATGCTTCACAGTATGTTAAACAGTCAAATGGACAAGTCTTCCCATGAAGAAAAACATGTGGTATCTAACGAGGAAACTGATATCTATTCTGAGCAAGTCAAggctaacaagaaaaggaagTTATATCCTGAAGAGGAAGTGGCTCCGCAGCATATATGCCACTTAAATGAGCAAATGGACAGACTTCAAACTGCCAACAAAGAAGTTGATATGTGTGATGGCACTTGCCTTCCTGCCAATGGTATGGGAGAAACAACTGAGTCCAAAGATGGAAGAGGTGATTTGGAAAAGAGCAGTGAAGAAAACAGAAGTTTTAAGGAATTAATGGAAGGGAACTACATGAATCTGCTAGACTTGGATAATGCTGGTGATGAGGAGTGCTACCGGAGAGCTATTGAAGCACCACTGTCGCCTACACTTCCTGTGCTTGATTTTCAAGATAGTGGGATATCCAAAAGTGGTGATGCCAAATATTTGGTAGATGAGCATTTCTATGATGGATTTGCGAGTGGAAAAGACAACTTGGAACCATCTAGCAGCTTGGATGTTGTCAATGTGGAGGTGGTCTCCAATAAATTAGAACTTAACAGATCTGAGACTTCCCATGTTCTGTCAGCTTGCAATAACGTAGTTACTTATCCTTTAAAAAATGTAGTGGACTATAAAAATGGTGGGGATGGGACTGCATATGATGGTAATGCTTGTCCTCAGCAGATTTGGGAATCTCATGCAGAGTTGGGTATTTCAGATTTACATAATTCTGGTTACAATAGGCAAAACATTATGTGTCAAAGCACCCTTGGTCTGGCTCGTGATGAGCTTCCCAAATACTGTGTTGTGTTTTCAGATGCAGAGAATAGTAGCAGCATATCTCGGATATTTTGTGCAACTAAATCTTTTATAGCCCAGTGCTCTATGATTTCTCAGACAGACCAAGTCTTGCAAAAGATTATGGCAGCTCTTGTGAAGATAAAAGATCTTTTACCCAGGCAA AAGGCTTGTGTACTATTTTCATTCTTACTGCACTACGTTTCCCGGATGGCTCTGGAGGACCTTGGAAACTTTTCAAACCCAGAATTCATCTCCTCATTAGACTCCTTTTCTAGATCCTTACAGACAG TAGTGTCTGATGTGGGGACAAAGAGCATTATTGCAGAATTATGTTTCTGCAGTGAACTGCTTGCTCTTATTGAGGATTTTCTCCTAGAGGGAAGAGTTCTGGTTTATGGTGATGTATCTTCTGAGTCATGTCCCATAAGTGGTTCAAGTGTTAACATCCTTCTAAATGagatagaaataattttgttgTTCAGAACAGCTCCAGCAAATCTGTTAGTGGCTGGGGGCATTGTATTAGCTTCAATATGTGCAACAGTAGGGCAAATTGGGTTTCTCTGCGAGGCTTCATATAACATTTTCAGGGTGCGGAAATTCGATACTTCATTAGTGCTGACTATACTTCATGTTTTCGTGTATCTGTCTGGATCTGAATACTTTATCCTTGAAGATTACAGTTTAGTAATGACCGTAATAAAATCTTTGGtaatattttttgagaaaatgaatttatcTGGAAACTGTGGTTACTGTCTTCAATCTTCTGGGGAGGGGCAGCAGGAGTTCCCATCCTGTAGCAAATGCCCATTTTCTGAGGGTGCAATCCCTATGGAGACTGTTGTTTCTACGCTTCTGGAAAAGCTTCAGAGCTATGCATTGTCTGGAATCATACATCAAGGTCTGATTGAATCCTTGAATTCTTTAAATCCTGAAGCTGGGCTGTGTgatgagaaaattaaagaaacttTTGTCCATGAGCAAGCATTTGGCGCCCTTTCTGTGAATTATAGCTCAAGTTATTGTGTAGACAACTCCAGGATGTTCACTGATATTGTCTCACTAGTGGAGCTGGTAGCATGCAATATG
- the LOC127794322 gene encoding uncharacterized protein LOC127794322 isoform X4 has protein sequence MAADVVVKHEVSNPCCAALKEKYSKLEASRNALRQGVKIQNELIDKLQNENLSLKKAYEEERVRAEVERKEKAAVQISLENDIDTLKSEIHVLQQGGSQADGVDGGVMILQTCLSELETEKNRLEELFEIERMKVDGERKKAEAEKKEADEVRGILMVEKSRADEERRHADVMQKKFEQTQAQLESLKIEVDEVRSKLGLETLKSKEANKYLEAERKKVIKEKKRADLEKSKAEEQRKLAEINQKKAMDEKSRADSLSQQLEEYRQRTEKLEKEMEELVSLRTLVGDPASLTDKRMNSEQVNRMLKDEQHKTIREKKRADLEMKKAEEQRKIAEVNKKMVMEEKHRADQSAQQLQDNKRQLDELQRDIEVNKKKAMEEKHRADQLARQLKDNKRGLDELKREIEVNKKRAVEEKHRADQLACQLEDNKQRLDELQKEIAKLVSSRVLVEDVNSKSAKLKLLRQQLKLKKKEVKLAKDVAKLEIGRNNILQQELGCLKQDFTCLLQRLNVLNNCFVHPGEGRDAMGKTGNIVNPPDSILTRELFSQEPNEDHLHCNNEFVRSGYTAMDAYDCVKQNAECNAPLRPLSGGNSTQCISGIDSILEPLLRGSNRKMLQSSAIHSSRASFSDRQLMGSQERGAFSVTASAKLTEDKQNQQQKDSNLSCGVTKSRYNENPATVAENSVRSPVSIDVVGRRAGNSKKRKRILDSVRSVEQLYYEGRKWHVRIEEKLSMLHSMLNSQMDKSSHEEKHVVSNEETDIYSEQVKANKKRKLYPEEEVAPQHICHLNEQMDRLQTANKEVDMCDGTCLPANGMGETTESKDGRGDLEKSSEENRSFKELMEGNYMNLLDLDNAGDEECYRRAIEAPLSPTLPVLDFQDSGISKSGDAKYLVDEHFYDGFASGKDNLEPSSSLDVVNVEVVSNKLELNRSETSHVLSACNNVVTYPLKNVVDYKNGGDGTAYDGNACPQQIWESHAELGISDLHNSGYNRQNIMCQSTLGLARDELPKYCVVFSDAENSSSISRIFCATKSFIAQCSMISQTDQVLQKIMAALVKIKDLLPRQKACVLFSFLLHYVSRMALEDLGNFSNPEFISSLDSFSRSLQTVSDVGTKSIIAELCFCSELLALIEDFLLEGRVLVYGDVSSESCPISGSSVNILLNEIEIILLFRTAPANLLVAGGIVLASICATVGQIGFLCEASYNIFRVRKFDTSLVLTILHVFVYLSGSEYFILEDYSLVMTVIKSLVIFFEKMNLSGNCGYCLQSSGEGQQEFPSCSKCPFSEGAIPMETVVSTLLEKLQSYALSGIIHQGLIESLNSLNPEAGLCDEKIKETFVHEQAFGALSVNYSSSYCVDNSRMFTDIVSLVELVACNMSWEWTCNYILSHLLKLLESHVLEDFSTSAVTLLGKLGRVGVDASGYDDPSVEKLRSSLSAFLYQNSRKLGLPVQIATANALLGLLRLDFEELIKGNAEFPAIRNEFDSVKCIRKWYSTLSSEQQSLSFSLLQPAGF, from the exons ATGGCGGCGGACGTAGTGGTGAAGCACGAGGTCTCGAATCCTTGCTGTGCCGCG TTGAAGGAGAAGTACTCAAAGCTTGAAGCGTCACGGAATGCTCTTAGACAAGGTGTAAAGATCCAAAATGAACTAATTGATAAGCTTCAGAATGAGAACCTAAGTCTCAAGAAAG CATATGAGGAAGAGAGAGTGCGGGCTGAAGttgaaagaaaggagaaagcaGCTGTCCAAATTTCTCTGGAGAATGACATTGATACTCTGAAGTCTGAGATTCACGTGTTGCAGCAGGGAGGATCACAGGCTGATGGTGTGGATGGGGGAGTAATGATTCTTCAAACATGTCTTTCTGAGTTGGAAACAGAAAAAAATCGCTTAGAGGAGCTTTTTGaaatagaaagaatgaaagTAGATGGTGAGAGGAAAAAAGCTGAAGCAGAGAAGAAGGAAGCTGATGAAGTTAGGGGCATTTTGATGGTGGAAAAAAGTAGGGCTGATGAAGAAAGGAGGCATGCTGATGTTATGCAAAAAAAGTTTGAACAAACTCAAGCTCAGTTGGAGAGTTTAAAGATTGAAGTGGATGAAGTAAGGTCAAAATTGGGTTTGGAGACGCTTAAGTCCAAAGAAGCAAACAAATATCTTGAGGCTGAACGAAAAAAGGTGATCAAAGAGAAAAAGCGTGCAGATTTAGAGAAGTCAAAGGCAGAAGAACAAAGGAAGCTTGCAGAAATTAACCAGAAGAAGGCCATGGATGAAAAGTCTCGagctgattctctctctcaacaGCTGGAAGAATACAGACAAAGGactgaaaaattagaaaaggaGATGGAAGAACTTGTGTCCTTGAGAACATTGGTTGGAGATCCAGCTAGCCTGACTGATAAACGCATGAACTCTGAACAGGTAAACAGAATGCTCAAGGACGAACAACATAAGACAATCAGAGAAAAAAAGCGTGCAGATTTAGAGATGAAGAAAGCAGAAGAGCAGAGAAAGATTGCTGAAGTGAATAAGAAGATGGTGATGGAAGAAAAACATCGTGCTGATCAGTCTGCTCAGCAGTTACAGGATAACAAACGACAGTTAGATGAACTGCAGAGGGATATAGAAGTGAATAAAAAGAAGGCCATGGAAGAAAAACATCGCGCAGATCAGTTGGCTCGGCAGTTAAAGGATAACAAACGAGGTTTAGATGAACTAAAGAGGGAGATAGAAGTGAATAAAAAGAGGGCTGTGGAAGAAAAACATCGTGCAGATCAGTTAGCTTGCCAATTAGAAGATAACAAACAAAGGTTGGATGAACTGCAGAAGGAGATTGCGAAACTTGTGTCCTCTAGAGTATTGGTTGAGGATGTAAATTCCAAATCTGCTAAACTGAAGTTATTGAGACAacaattaaagttaaaaaagaagGAAGTAAAGCTTGCCAAAGATGTTGCAAAATTGGAAATAGGTCGTAATAATATATTGCAACAAGAACTGGGTTGCTTAAAGCAGGATTTTACTTGTCTTTTGCAACGCTTGAATGTGCTTAATAACTGTTTTGTGCATCCTGGTGAAGGTAGAGATGCCATGGGAAAG ACTGGCAACATTGTTAATCCTCCAGACTCAATCTTGACGAGAGAACTCTTCAGTCAAGAACCAAATGAGGATCACCTTCACTGCAATAATGAATTTGTAAGGTCTGGTTACACAGCTATGGATGCGTATGATTGTGTCAAGCAAAATGCAGAATGTAATGCACCATTACGTCCTCTTAGTGGAGGAAACAGTACTCAATGCATCTCAGGTATTGATTCTATATTAGAGCCTCTTCTTAGAGGTTCTAACAGAAAAATGTTACAGAGTTCTGCCATACATTCCAGTAGAGCATCTTTTTCTGATAGACAGTTGATGGGCTCACAGGAAAGAGGTGCTTTTTCTGTTACTGCATCAGCTAAATTGACAGAAGATAaacaaaatcaacaacaaaaagATTCCAATTTGTCTTGTGGAGTTACCAAATCAAGGTACAATGAAAATCCTGCAACAGTGGCTGAAAATAGTGTCAGAAGTCCTGTTAGCATCGATGTTGTTGGGAGGAGGGCTGGAAACAGTAAGAAGAGAAAGAGGATCCTTGATTCAGTTAGATCTGTTGAACAGTTGTATTATGAAGGTAGGAAGTGGCATGTGCGGATAGAGGAGAAGTTATCCATGCTTCACAGTATGTTAAACAGTCAAATGGACAAGTCTTCCCATGAAGAAAAACATGTGGTATCTAACGAGGAAACTGATATCTATTCTGAGCAAGTCAAggctaacaagaaaaggaagTTATATCCTGAAGAGGAAGTGGCTCCGCAGCATATATGCCACTTAAATGAGCAAATGGACAGACTTCAAACTGCCAACAAAGAAGTTGATATGTGTGATGGCACTTGCCTTCCTGCCAATGGTATGGGAGAAACAACTGAGTCCAAAGATGGAAGAGGTGATTTGGAAAAGAGCAGTGAAGAAAACAGAAGTTTTAAGGAATTAATGGAAGGGAACTACATGAATCTGCTAGACTTGGATAATGCTGGTGATGAGGAGTGCTACCGGAGAGCTATTGAAGCACCACTGTCGCCTACACTTCCTGTGCTTGATTTTCAAGATAGTGGGATATCCAAAAGTGGTGATGCCAAATATTTGGTAGATGAGCATTTCTATGATGGATTTGCGAGTGGAAAAGACAACTTGGAACCATCTAGCAGCTTGGATGTTGTCAATGTGGAGGTGGTCTCCAATAAATTAGAACTTAACAGATCTGAGACTTCCCATGTTCTGTCAGCTTGCAATAACGTAGTTACTTATCCTTTAAAAAATGTAGTGGACTATAAAAATGGTGGGGATGGGACTGCATATGATGGTAATGCTTGTCCTCAGCAGATTTGGGAATCTCATGCAGAGTTGGGTATTTCAGATTTACATAATTCTGGTTACAATAGGCAAAACATTATGTGTCAAAGCACCCTTGGTCTGGCTCGTGATGAGCTTCCCAAATACTGTGTTGTGTTTTCAGATGCAGAGAATAGTAGCAGCATATCTCGGATATTTTGTGCAACTAAATCTTTTATAGCCCAGTGCTCTATGATTTCTCAGACAGACCAAGTCTTGCAAAAGATTATGGCAGCTCTTGTGAAGATAAAAGATCTTTTACCCAGGCAA AAGGCTTGTGTACTATTTTCATTCTTACTGCACTACGTTTCCCGGATGGCTCTGGAGGACCTTGGAAACTTTTCAAACCCAGAATTCATCTCCTCATTAGACTCCTTTTCTAGATCCTTACAGACAG TGTCTGATGTGGGGACAAAGAGCATTATTGCAGAATTATGTTTCTGCAGTGAACTGCTTGCTCTTATTGAGGATTTTCTCCTAGAGGGAAGAGTTCTGGTTTATGGTGATGTATCTTCTGAGTCATGTCCCATAAGTGGTTCAAGTGTTAACATCCTTCTAAATGagatagaaataattttgttgTTCAGAACAGCTCCAGCAAATCTGTTAGTGGCTGGGGGCATTGTATTAGCTTCAATATGTGCAACAGTAGGGCAAATTGGGTTTCTCTGCGAGGCTTCATATAACATTTTCAGGGTGCGGAAATTCGATACTTCATTAGTGCTGACTATACTTCATGTTTTCGTGTATCTGTCTGGATCTGAATACTTTATCCTTGAAGATTACAGTTTAGTAATGACCGTAATAAAATCTTTGGtaatattttttgagaaaatgaatttatcTGGAAACTGTGGTTACTGTCTTCAATCTTCTGGGGAGGGGCAGCAGGAGTTCCCATCCTGTAGCAAATGCCCATTTTCTGAGGGTGCAATCCCTATGGAGACTGTTGTTTCTACGCTTCTGGAAAAGCTTCAGAGCTATGCATTGTCTGGAATCATACATCAAGGTCTGATTGAATCCTTGAATTCTTTAAATCCTGAAGCTGGGCTGTGTgatgagaaaattaaagaaacttTTGTCCATGAGCAAGCATTTGGCGCCCTTTCTGTGAATTATAGCTCAAGTTATTGTGTAGACAACTCCAGGATGTTCACTGATATTGTCTCACTAGTGGAGCTGGTAGCATGCAATATG